The following coding sequences lie in one Vibrio aerogenes genomic window:
- a CDS encoding deaminase domain-containing protein, with amino-acid sequence MSKSNQQKQADILSSVEAAEQNFSTDKVLDCGCVKCGCELFIRYHYDDDQPIAGAEVVLTDSNKTEVSGTTDDNGLLKVKDMGCGGYDLMLGEGKDTFKPEDAMENNPVLQNNPKYAVLAGEYFALYATLNRAGYLEYDASDSSDDEIDIDRHWMKGSIPDEYAPAYDRFQELVKQINHGSVDLRKAVNKIHSSLAGEMAGLAHDNTAILLFCEVALGFVPVVGQAMDLYDLGCWGWDTCTKDELDFWHWAGGVLVVIGFIPGLGDATKKTGKTIIEALQKADSRVIQKAIKILRSLSNGNLVKYLKKFGSTLDEYAGKAKKLLQEIIAGLTDAVNKSNNWAVVLMKDAFMKLVEAMKKLENKIDEMTGKIKSKVDEFVDKVVTHKTGTPYKKKTMKDPVNTNAGKENYRKKDLEDAELKKTHEAQQAKDAETPTDKTKAKEKDPIVCKDDPVDVSTGQVFESRQDFVVAGFQPLIHSRYYHSVGRRETGLMGALWRSSWDISLEVNGTDVTFTDEDYTTAEFILPYQDLPTQSAEKPQYWLHRGNCGELILKHKDGQQYWFEHAIGSQLRLTRIRDAYGNENAFLYERGTLKWVMLSDERLVKVETERKRITCLTLCDKQKNPLRELARYTYDNKGWLMSVRGEPGRNFDYQYSPEGYLTRWQDLAKTWAEHDYDEQGRVTDNRCAEGYWSGQVRYDDEKRIHYHKSTFGGITEFHLNEAYRAEAIVDPEGHRSAQHWQGDKLVSETNPLGETNTYQYDEWGNVTSVTLPDGTAHTYTYNDKGWLTAYTNPAGAQWLYEHNKQGDVTKVTDPDGRQWLQTYTSRGLRDSVTGPDGSVTRWQYNDQGLPHRLEPATGYGMTFYYDVLDRLIKRESDNKQVRRWCYEGKQLTPSQIIYEDGTTARFSYDIEGNLTSVTDTLGHTRRFEYGAFDKLRAVTDPTGATTRYHYNVEAEFAGVTNSKGDQWLYEFDTLGRISSERHYDGRKEQFSYDPAGRMVKRTKPDGHHYHYQYDPCGRLLEAQSFDPHNNPTGKSWYEYDEAARLKYAENGDAWVEMQYSPAGLLLSENLNGTPITHEYDAAGRRTAMNGTQTTRAYQWQQQQLMQLHMGEHDPLKFAYHASGQESARTSEAGFGLFHDWSATGLLTHQRLGAGYAPAGRGTVLRQYQYDALDQLTAIEDKRRGHTEFTLNPNGQISAVRQRKSWETKASFVQLFGYDSELNLNETGTGSEYSGNVVSMADERLKRQTKQYDNAGRVVETGRFKYVYDECGRVTTKTESKDGFRPQTTKFIWNDEDRLTHIELPDGTRYRYRYDPFGRRIAKECLKTQTETHYLWDGNTVVQQSKMTADGTQLQSTEYLYEPDTFRPLAQITTDHDTGRERLHYIVTDHAGTPQELCTPDGEIQWQGDQHLWGKYQQQRTQVNRGYLEQVANDAITCDLRYQGQIEDRESGLYYNLNRYYDAESGQYLSPDPIGFAGGLRPQAYVDNPMEWADPLGLAKCPKGRAKQYRDSGNVGKKRNIATSDYEINGEKGMADAVSGKNTNDAPFVKIPDVDNRKFSTFEVGHDRAFDSEVKIFEHIASKYPTSATGKIDLYSELECCPSCSEVINQFKKMYPNIEVNVIWG; translated from the coding sequence ATGAGTAAGAGTAACCAGCAGAAACAAGCCGACATTCTGTCCAGTGTCGAGGCGGCTGAGCAGAATTTCTCCACCGATAAGGTGCTGGACTGTGGCTGCGTAAAATGCGGCTGTGAGCTGTTTATCCGCTATCACTATGACGATGACCAACCCATCGCCGGGGCGGAAGTGGTGCTGACCGACAGTAACAAAACGGAGGTGAGCGGCACCACGGATGACAACGGGCTGCTGAAAGTCAAGGACATGGGCTGCGGCGGGTATGATTTGATGCTCGGGGAGGGCAAAGACACCTTCAAGCCGGAAGATGCGATGGAGAACAATCCGGTATTGCAGAATAACCCCAAATATGCGGTGCTGGCGGGGGAATATTTTGCCCTGTATGCGACGCTCAACCGGGCGGGTTATCTGGAATATGATGCCAGTGACAGCTCGGATGATGAGATTGATATCGACCGCCACTGGATGAAAGGCAGCATTCCTGATGAATATGCGCCGGCGTATGACCGGTTTCAGGAATTAGTCAAACAGATTAACCACGGCTCGGTGGATTTGCGCAAGGCGGTGAACAAGATTCACAGCAGTCTGGCGGGTGAAATGGCGGGTCTGGCGCATGACAACACGGCAATTCTGCTGTTTTGTGAGGTGGCGCTGGGGTTTGTGCCGGTGGTCGGTCAGGCGATGGATTTGTATGACCTGGGCTGCTGGGGCTGGGATACCTGCACCAAAGACGAGCTGGATTTCTGGCACTGGGCCGGAGGCGTGCTGGTGGTGATTGGTTTTATACCGGGGCTGGGGGATGCGACCAAAAAGACCGGTAAAACGATTATCGAAGCGCTGCAAAAGGCTGATTCGCGGGTGATTCAGAAGGCGATTAAAATCCTGCGCAGCCTGTCGAACGGCAATCTGGTGAAGTATCTGAAGAAATTCGGCAGCACGCTGGATGAGTATGCGGGCAAAGCGAAGAAGCTGTTGCAGGAAATCATCGCCGGGCTGACGGATGCGGTGAACAAGAGCAACAACTGGGCGGTGGTGCTGATGAAAGATGCCTTCATGAAGCTTGTGGAGGCGATGAAAAAGCTGGAAAACAAAATCGATGAGATGACGGGGAAAATCAAGTCCAAAGTCGATGAGTTTGTGGACAAGGTGGTGACACACAAAACCGGCACACCGTATAAGAAAAAGACCATGAAAGACCCGGTGAATACCAATGCGGGCAAAGAGAATTACCGTAAAAAAGATCTGGAAGATGCTGAGCTGAAAAAAACGCATGAAGCGCAGCAGGCTAAAGATGCGGAAACACCAACAGACAAGACCAAAGCCAAAGAAAAAGATCCGATAGTGTGTAAAGACGATCCGGTGGATGTTTCAACCGGGCAGGTGTTTGAATCCCGTCAGGACTTTGTCGTGGCGGGTTTCCAGCCGCTGATCCACAGCCGCTATTATCATTCGGTTGGCCGCCGGGAAACCGGGTTGATGGGCGCCTTATGGCGCAGCAGCTGGGATATCAGTCTGGAAGTTAACGGGACCGATGTGACCTTTACCGATGAAGATTACACCACTGCCGAATTTATTCTCCCGTATCAGGATTTGCCGACTCAGTCGGCTGAAAAGCCACAATACTGGTTGCACCGGGGAAATTGTGGTGAGCTGATTTTAAAACACAAAGACGGTCAGCAATACTGGTTTGAGCATGCGATTGGCTCACAGCTGCGCCTGACCCGCATCCGTGATGCTTACGGCAATGAAAACGCCTTTTTGTATGAGCGCGGCACACTGAAATGGGTGATGCTGAGTGATGAACGTTTAGTCAAAGTGGAAACAGAGCGTAAGCGTATCACTTGTCTGACTTTGTGCGACAAACAGAAAAATCCGCTGCGCGAGCTGGCCCGTTATACCTATGATAACAAAGGCTGGCTGATGTCTGTTCGTGGTGAGCCGGGACGTAACTTTGACTATCAGTACAGTCCGGAAGGCTATCTCACCCGCTGGCAGGATTTGGCGAAAACCTGGGCTGAGCATGATTATGATGAGCAGGGGCGGGTGACGGATAACCGCTGTGCGGAGGGCTACTGGAGCGGACAGGTCCGTTACGACGATGAAAAGCGCATCCACTATCATAAAAGTACCTTTGGCGGGATCACCGAATTTCATCTCAATGAAGCGTACCGGGCGGAAGCCATTGTTGACCCGGAAGGCCATCGTTCAGCACAACACTGGCAGGGCGATAAACTTGTCAGTGAAACCAATCCGCTGGGTGAGACGAATACTTATCAGTACGACGAATGGGGCAATGTGACCTCGGTGACCCTGCCGGACGGCACGGCGCACACTTACACCTATAACGACAAAGGCTGGCTGACCGCTTATACCAATCCCGCCGGGGCGCAGTGGCTGTATGAACATAATAAGCAGGGTGATGTGACTAAAGTGACCGACCCGGACGGGCGGCAGTGGCTTCAGACGTATACCTCACGCGGCCTGCGCGACAGTGTGACCGGGCCGGATGGCAGCGTCACCCGCTGGCAGTATAACGATCAGGGTTTGCCGCACAGGCTTGAACCGGCGACCGGATACGGGATGACGTTCTACTACGATGTACTGGACCGGTTGATCAAACGCGAGAGCGACAATAAACAGGTGCGGCGCTGGTGTTATGAAGGCAAACAGCTGACGCCCTCACAAATTATTTATGAGGACGGCACCACGGCCCGCTTCAGTTATGATATCGAAGGCAATTTAACCAGTGTGACCGACACGCTGGGTCATACCCGCCGGTTTGAATATGGGGCGTTTGATAAACTGCGTGCCGTGACGGATCCGACCGGTGCGACAACCCGTTATCACTATAATGTGGAAGCCGAATTTGCCGGAGTGACCAACAGCAAAGGCGACCAGTGGTTGTACGAGTTCGATACGCTGGGCCGCATCAGCAGCGAGCGTCATTACGACGGCCGCAAAGAGCAGTTCAGTTACGACCCGGCCGGGCGGATGGTGAAACGCACCAAACCGGACGGCCATCATTATCACTACCAGTACGATCCGTGCGGGCGTTTGCTGGAAGCCCAAAGCTTTGACCCTCACAACAATCCGACCGGCAAAAGCTGGTATGAATATGATGAAGCGGCGCGGCTGAAATATGCAGAAAACGGCGATGCCTGGGTGGAGATGCAGTACAGCCCGGCGGGACTGCTGCTGAGTGAAAACCTTAACGGCACGCCGATCACCCATGAATACGATGCGGCGGGAAGACGCACAGCCATGAACGGCACTCAAACCACCCGCGCCTATCAGTGGCAGCAGCAACAATTAATGCAGCTGCATATGGGTGAGCACGACCCGCTGAAATTCGCCTATCATGCCAGTGGTCAGGAATCGGCCCGTACCAGTGAGGCCGGTTTTGGTCTGTTCCATGACTGGAGTGCGACCGGGCTGTTAACCCATCAGCGTTTAGGGGCGGGTTACGCCCCCGCCGGGCGCGGCACGGTGCTGCGGCAATATCAGTACGACGCGCTGGACCAGCTGACGGCGATTGAGGATAAACGCCGCGGCCACACCGAATTTACCCTCAACCCGAACGGGCAAATCAGTGCGGTGCGTCAGCGAAAATCGTGGGAAACCAAAGCCAGCTTTGTGCAGCTGTTTGGTTACGACAGCGAGCTGAACCTCAATGAAACCGGCACCGGCAGTGAATACTCGGGCAATGTGGTGTCGATGGCCGATGAGCGGCTGAAACGACAAACCAAACAGTATGATAACGCCGGGCGGGTGGTTGAAACCGGGCGCTTCAAATATGTTTACGACGAATGCGGCCGGGTCACCACCAAAACCGAAAGCAAAGACGGTTTCCGGCCACAAACCACAAAATTTATCTGGAACGATGAAGACCGGCTGACGCATATCGAGCTGCCGGACGGCACCCGTTACCGCTACCGCTACGATCCGTTCGGGCGCAGAATTGCCAAAGAGTGCCTCAAAACCCAGACAGAAACGCATTATCTGTGGGATGGCAACACGGTGGTTCAGCAGAGCAAAATGACGGCGGACGGGACGCAGCTGCAAAGCACCGAATATCTTTATGAGCCGGACACCTTCCGCCCGCTGGCGCAAATTACCACCGACCATGACACCGGCCGCGAGCGTTTGCATTATATTGTCACCGACCATGCGGGCACGCCGCAGGAGCTGTGCACCCCGGACGGGGAAATTCAGTGGCAGGGTGACCAGCATTTATGGGGCAAATACCAGCAGCAGCGCACCCAGGTGAACCGGGGTTATTTAGAGCAGGTCGCCAATGATGCGATCACCTGCGACCTGCGTTATCAGGGCCAGATAGAAGACAGGGAGTCCGGTCTCTATTATAATCTCAACCGTTATTATGATGCGGAGAGCGGGCAGTATTTAAGTCCTGATCCTATTGGGTTTGCGGGGGGATTAAGGCCGCAGGCTTACGTAGATAATCCGATGGAATGGGCTGATCCGTTGGGGTTAGCAAAATGTCCAAAAGGAAGAGCTAAGCAGTATAGAGATAGCGGAAATGTCGGAAAGAAAAGAAATATTGCGACTTCTGACTATGAAATTAATGGAGAAAAGGGTATGGCCGATGCCGTAAGTGGAAAGAATACAAATGACGCACCATTTGTAAAAATTCCAGATGTAGATAATAGAAAATTCTCTACATTTGAAGTTGGCCACGATAGAGCTTTTGACTCAGAAGTCAAAATATTTGAGCATATAGCTAGTAAATATCCGACATCTGCAACAGGAAAAATTGATTTGTACTCTGAGTTGGAATGTTGTCCGTCATGTTCTGAAGTAATAAATCAATTTAAAAAGATGTATCCAAATATTGAAGTGAATGTGATATGGGGATAA
- a CDS encoding DUF4123 domain-containing protein has translation MNETAHEPAAALMRTAPTQIPLADWQAMLSEPGWFLVAEASVNDDVMMFAEAQDTPDKNRLFWGAMGEQNAALSPHLLRPESFEWFEEYIATQPPWGMAVRLDPSLLSQPPAQQLEMVLRHLRAWTLVDYPQEGTIILRISDWEIFTTLWQASGELSRHQLRGPLGAVAYWQPGAETVDYLAFETPPDIVQASTIELPLVLTAPQDKALTIRTEQQRYRQYQQHLQTHHGEETADWDEARFDDYLYTHLSQAKSHGFGDRVEQLKYLTLTIAVGEDFITRPWAQEILRENQVKGLKDRIDRLVERGLKALGEAHDEESDVV, from the coding sequence ATGAACGAGACGGCACATGAACCGGCAGCAGCGCTGATGCGCACAGCGCCGACCCAAATCCCGCTGGCGGACTGGCAGGCGATGCTCAGTGAGCCGGGCTGGTTTCTGGTGGCGGAAGCCTCGGTCAATGATGATGTGATGATGTTTGCCGAAGCGCAGGATACGCCGGATAAAAACCGGCTGTTCTGGGGCGCGATGGGGGAGCAGAACGCTGCGCTGTCGCCGCACCTGCTGCGCCCGGAGTCGTTTGAATGGTTTGAGGAATATATCGCCACTCAGCCGCCGTGGGGGATGGCGGTGCGGCTGGACCCGTCGCTGCTGTCACAGCCCCCGGCGCAGCAGCTGGAGATGGTGCTGCGTCATCTTCGGGCGTGGACGCTGGTGGATTACCCGCAGGAAGGGACGATCATTTTGCGCATCAGTGACTGGGAGATATTCACCACCCTGTGGCAGGCCAGCGGCGAATTGAGCCGCCATCAGCTGCGTGGCCCGCTGGGCGCGGTGGCTTACTGGCAGCCGGGTGCAGAGACCGTGGATTATCTGGCCTTTGAGACCCCGCCGGATATTGTGCAGGCATCGACCATTGAGCTGCCGCTGGTGCTGACAGCGCCGCAGGATAAAGCGCTGACCATCCGCACGGAGCAGCAGCGCTACCGTCAATATCAGCAGCACCTGCAAACACACCACGGCGAAGAAACCGCAGACTGGGATGAAGCCCGGTTTGATGACTATTTATACACCCATCTCAGCCAGGCCAAATCGCATGGCTTCGGTGACCGTGTTGAGCAGCTGAAATACCTGACCCTGACGATTGCGGTGGGGGAGGATTTTATCACCCGGCCGTGGGCGCAGGAAATTCTGCGGGAGAATCAGGTGAAAGGACTGAAAGACCGGATAGACCGGCTGGTCGAACGGGGACTGAAAGCATTAGGAGAAGCGCATGATGAGGAGTCAGACGTCGTATGA
- a CDS encoding DUF4123 domain-containing protein: MTSPRLRLLWTMSLLFPANPETLGDEVVSELQTLFEVMTASEGKTFYLLYDRYKSDEASEFWDTMKYRDDVQWCELVRGTALQYMAEGSPILMCIADGNPAETLFYWLDENEPAAAGFGLAGVWDGDFDSLKAHWRPWVDGYFPDGTYIMPRWYDPAVFHVWHRILTPAQRLRFFGSHTQIYLPQRDEADNNTLKLAPVEPLTTSASGPDLLPFDDFPLHLTQPQYDELYYPQLLEAFLDDLYTRLTVRDGRTLTREAMVAGYEEGMALAQSLFPSSDLLARRTFAVYRFHLGDGYYRHPEFVRLRKFYPLREATGEFDDRFRGREDELAPYRTAGWPDELTAEASPATNKPSATDNTESQ; encoded by the coding sequence ATGACATCGCCCCGGCTTCGGTTGTTATGGACGATGTCTTTGTTATTTCCGGCCAATCCGGAGACGTTAGGTGATGAAGTTGTGAGTGAGTTACAGACACTGTTTGAAGTTATGACCGCGTCAGAAGGGAAAACCTTTTACCTTTTATATGACAGGTATAAATCCGACGAAGCCAGCGAATTCTGGGACACCATGAAATACCGCGACGATGTGCAGTGGTGTGAGCTGGTGCGCGGCACCGCACTTCAGTATATGGCGGAAGGTTCGCCGATCCTGATGTGTATCGCGGACGGCAATCCTGCGGAAACCCTGTTCTACTGGCTGGATGAAAACGAACCCGCCGCCGCTGGTTTTGGTCTGGCCGGGGTGTGGGACGGCGATTTTGACTCCCTTAAAGCCCACTGGCGGCCCTGGGTCGATGGCTACTTTCCCGATGGGACTTACATCATGCCCCGCTGGTACGACCCGGCGGTTTTTCACGTCTGGCACCGGATCCTCACCCCGGCGCAGCGCCTGCGCTTTTTCGGTAGTCACACGCAAATTTACCTCCCGCAGCGCGATGAAGCCGACAACAACACACTCAAACTTGCCCCGGTTGAGCCGCTGACCACTTCGGCATCCGGGCCGGACTTACTCCCGTTTGATGATTTCCCGCTGCACCTCACCCAGCCGCAATATGACGAGCTGTATTACCCGCAGCTGCTGGAAGCCTTTCTCGATGATTTATATACCCGGCTGACGGTGCGCGATGGCCGGACGCTGACCCGCGAGGCGATGGTCGCCGGTTATGAAGAAGGGATGGCGCTGGCACAGTCGCTGTTTCCGTCATCAGATTTGCTGGCCCGGCGCACCTTTGCGGTGTACCGCTTTCATTTAGGCGATGGCTATTACCGGCATCCGGAATTTGTCCGGCTGCGTAAATTTTATCCGCTGCGCGAGGCGACCGGTGAGTTTGATGATCGTTTCCGGGGCCGGGAGGATGAACTGGCCCCTTACCGCACCGCAGGCTGGCCGGATGAACTGACGGCAGAGGCTTCTCCTGCAACCAACAAGCCCTCTGCAACTGACAATACGGAGTCCCAATGA
- a CDS encoding SMI1/KNR4 family protein: MSNKIELAIVSIEKKLSAKFPLLYRRYLKENIKDNEPYEIEIYNGDFVYFYNCFDLEERNETYEVHIYAPEYFMIGQDGDLGYFIRLKSSDDKIYSLDLGALGSIPMEEAAQDIYSLIRT; encoded by the coding sequence ATGAGTAACAAAATAGAATTAGCAATAGTGTCAATCGAGAAAAAATTGTCAGCTAAATTTCCTTTATTATATAGACGATATCTTAAAGAGAATATTAAAGATAATGAGCCGTATGAAATTGAAATATATAATGGAGATTTTGTATATTTTTATAATTGTTTTGATCTTGAAGAGAGAAATGAAACATATGAAGTTCATATATATGCTCCGGAATATTTCATGATTGGTCAGGATGGGGACTTGGGCTATTTTATCAGATTAAAAAGTAGTGATGATAAGATTTATAGCCTAGATTTAGGGGCATTAGGTAGCATCCCAATGGAGGAGGCGGCTCAAGATATATACTCATTGATTCGTACGTGA
- a CDS encoding RHS repeat-associated core domain-containing protein → MTQITDPDGRQWRYTYTSNGLRESVTGPDGSTTRYQYNERGQLTRLEPATGYGMTFHYDVLDRLIKRESDNKQVRRWCYDGKHSQPSQVIYEDGTTASFNYDIEGNLTEVTDALGHPQRFEYGAFDRLKSVTDALGATTYYHYNAEGEFAGVTNSKGDQWLYEFDTLGRISSERHYDGRKEQFSYDPAGRMVKRTKPDGHHYHYQYDPCGRLLEAQSFDPHNNPTGKSWYEYDEAARLKYAENGDAWVEMQYSPAGLLLSENLNGTPITHEYDAAGRRTAMNGTQTTRAYQWQQQQLMQLHMGEHDPLKFAYHASGQESARTSEAGFGLFHDWSATGLLTHQRLGAGYAPAGRGTVLRQYQYDALDQLTAIEDKRRGHTEFTLNPNGQISAVRQRKSWETKASFVQLFGYDSELNLNETGTGSEYSGNVVSMADERLKRQTKQYDNAGRVVETGRFKYVYDECGRVTTKTESKDGFRPQTTKFIWNDEDRLTHIELPDGTRYRYRYDPFGRRIAKECERTQTQTHYLWDGNTVVQQSKITADGTQLQSTEYLYEPDTFRPLAQITTDHDTGRERLHYIVTDHAGTPQELCTPDGEIQWQGDQHLWGKYQQQRTQVNRGYLEQVANDAITCDLRYQGQIEDSESGLYYNLNRYFDADSGQYLSPDPAGFAGGLRPQGYVDNPVGYIDPLGLAKCPIGKLKERGFSGVKRNDNGGLDYSESNALYSNPERFKPDGSPVESIVKIDYTGDYHADFEAASMKGFGQKSTPSLNGDKYVWHHLDDYDPVTNQGTMQLVRVDAHNGIQHSGGVSQYKKATGKKYLFKKW, encoded by the coding sequence GTGACCCAAATCACCGACCCGGACGGGCGGCAATGGCGCTACACCTATACTTCAAACGGACTGCGCGAGTCGGTCACCGGACCGGACGGCAGTACCACCCGGTATCAGTACAACGAACGCGGCCAGCTGACCCGGCTTGAACCAGCGACCGGATACGGGATGACGTTCCACTACGACGTACTGGACCGGTTAATCAAGCGCGAGAGCGACAACAAACAGGTCCGTCGCTGGTGTTACGACGGCAAACACAGTCAGCCGTCGCAGGTGATTTATGAAGACGGCACCACGGCCAGCTTTAACTATGATATTGAAGGCAACCTGACCGAAGTCACCGACGCCCTCGGCCATCCCCAGCGCTTTGAATATGGCGCTTTTGACCGGCTGAAATCGGTCACCGATGCGCTGGGGGCCACCACGTATTATCACTACAATGCGGAAGGTGAATTCGCCGGCGTGACCAACAGCAAAGGCGACCAGTGGTTGTACGAGTTCGATACGCTGGGCCGCATCAGCAGCGAGCGTCATTACGACGGCCGCAAAGAGCAGTTCAGTTACGACCCGGCCGGGCGGATGGTGAAACGCACCAAACCGGACGGCCATCATTATCACTACCAGTACGATCCGTGCGGGCGTTTGCTGGAAGCCCAAAGCTTTGACCCTCACAACAATCCGACCGGCAAAAGCTGGTATGAATATGATGAAGCGGCGCGGCTGAAATATGCAGAAAACGGCGATGCCTGGGTGGAGATGCAGTACAGCCCGGCGGGACTGCTGCTGAGTGAAAACCTTAACGGCACGCCGATCACCCATGAATACGATGCGGCGGGAAGACGCACAGCCATGAACGGCACTCAAACCACCCGCGCCTATCAGTGGCAGCAGCAACAATTAATGCAGCTGCATATGGGTGAGCACGACCCGCTGAAATTCGCCTATCATGCCAGTGGTCAGGAATCGGCCCGTACCAGTGAGGCCGGTTTTGGTCTGTTCCATGACTGGAGTGCGACCGGGCTGTTAACCCATCAGCGTTTAGGGGCGGGTTACGCCCCCGCCGGGCGCGGCACGGTGCTGCGGCAATATCAGTACGACGCGCTGGACCAGCTGACGGCGATTGAGGATAAACGCCGCGGCCACACCGAATTTACCCTCAACCCGAACGGGCAAATCAGTGCGGTGCGTCAGCGAAAATCGTGGGAAACCAAAGCCAGCTTTGTGCAGCTGTTTGGTTACGACAGCGAGCTGAACCTCAATGAAACCGGCACCGGCAGTGAATACTCGGGCAATGTGGTGTCGATGGCCGATGAGCGGCTGAAACGACAAACCAAACAGTATGATAACGCCGGGCGGGTGGTTGAAACCGGGCGCTTCAAATATGTTTACGACGAATGCGGCCGGGTCACCACCAAAACCGAAAGCAAAGACGGTTTCCGGCCACAAACCACAAAATTTATCTGGAACGATGAAGACCGGCTGACGCATATCGAGCTGCCGGACGGCACCCGTTACCGCTACCGCTACGATCCGTTCGGGCGCAGAATTGCCAAAGAATGTGAACGCACCCAAACCCAAACGCATTATCTGTGGGATGGCAACACGGTAGTTCAGCAGAGCAAAATTACCGCTGATGGCACGCAGCTGCAAAGCACGGAATATCTGTATGAACCGGACACCTTCCGGCCGCTGGCACAAATCACCACTGACCATGACACCGGCCGGGAAAGGCTGCATTATATTGTCACCGACCATGCGGGCACGCCGCAGGAGCTATGCACCCCGGACGGGGAAATTCAGTGGCAGGGCGACCAGCATCTGTGGGGCAAATACCAGCAGCAGCGCACTCAGGTCAACCGGGGTTATTTAGAGCAGGTCGCCAATGATGCGATCACCTGTGACCTGCGTTATCAGGGGCAGATAGAAGACAGTGAGTCCGGTCTCTATTATAATCTTAACCGTTATTTTGATGCGGACAGTGGTCAGTATTTGAGTCCTGATCCTGCTGGCTTTGCGGGGGGACTGAGGCCGCAGGGGTATGTGGATAATCCAGTTGGATATATCGATCCGTTGGGATTGGCTAAATGCCCGATTGGGAAGCTGAAAGAAAGAGGCTTTTCAGGAGTAAAACGTAATGATAATGGAGGGTTAGATTACTCCGAGAGTAATGCGTTATATTCGAATCCTGAAAGATTTAAGCCAGACGGTTCTCCTGTAGAATCAATTGTCAAAATTGATTACACAGGAGATTATCATGCGGATTTTGAAGCAGCTAGTATGAAAGGGTTTGGTCAAAAATCTACACCTAGTCTTAATGGTGATAAATATGTCTGGCACCATTTGGATGATTATGATCCTGTTACAAATCAGGGCACAATGCAATTAGTAAGGGTTGATGCACATAATGGAATTCAGCATTCTGGTGGGGTCAGTCAGTATAAAAAAGCAACAGGTAAAAAGTATTTGTTTAAAAAATGGTAG
- a CDS encoding SMI1/KNR4 family protein: MKTIAELVNHLNNNADDEVFWLGQASDEQIHLLESELGAILPESLNSFFRLVGGGGTVEENISGIISDDALTESHGGMLFDTFYCRKEFGLPDYFAVIYFREDEVCWCINLLPDEFGKIVSYNLFKQEPDKTMYDSFELFLEEYVELRTE, encoded by the coding sequence GTGAAAACAATCGCTGAGTTGGTTAATCATTTAAATAATAATGCTGATGACGAAGTGTTTTGGTTAGGACAGGCAAGTGATGAACAGATCCACCTCTTAGAGTCGGAGTTAGGGGCGATACTTCCTGAATCATTAAATAGTTTTTTCCGCTTAGTTGGCGGGGGTGGTACTGTAGAAGAAAATATATCCGGAATCATTTCTGATGATGCATTAACAGAATCTCATGGTGGCATGCTGTTTGATACATTTTATTGCAGAAAAGAATTTGGATTACCTGATTATTTTGCCGTTATATATTTTAGGGAAGATGAGGTCTGTTGGTGTATCAATTTATTGCCGGACGAATTTGGTAAGATCGTTAGTTATAATCTGTTCAAGCAGGAACCAGATAAAACAATGTATGATTCTTTTGAACTTTTCTTAGAAGAATATGTGGAACTGAGAACAGAATAA
- a CDS encoding SMI1/KNR4 family protein yields the protein MVELVHYEKKLTEDEYTEFEKLFSAKLPLSFKEHYIRINGGFLAEEDVENDLWGLPVGGFNPIKYGKVTIEQLVSDIESIENPDTGEEYQEGEYVPFAYDDGGHTIFISLKEGDYGHIYLYDCDGESFFQISEKFEKFISRLYKN from the coding sequence GTGGTTGAGCTTGTTCATTATGAAAAAAAATTAACTGAAGATGAATATACAGAATTTGAGAAACTTTTTTCCGCTAAGTTACCATTATCCTTTAAAGAGCATTATATAAGAATCAATGGTGGTTTTTTAGCAGAGGAAGATGTAGAAAATGATTTATGGGGTTTACCTGTCGGTGGCTTTAACCCTATAAAATATGGGAAAGTTACAATTGAACAACTTGTATCTGACATTGAATCTATTGAGAACCCAGACACAGGTGAAGAATATCAAGAAGGAGAATATGTACCTTTCGCATATGATGATGGTGGTCATACTATTTTCATTTCGTTAAAAGAAGGTGATTATGGTCATATTTATCTTTATGACTGTGATGGTGAGAGTTTTTTCCAGATCTCAGAAAAATTCGAAAAATTCATTAGCAGGTTGTATAAAAATTAA